One Coffea arabica cultivar ET-39 chromosome 5c, Coffea Arabica ET-39 HiFi, whole genome shotgun sequence DNA window includes the following coding sequences:
- the LOC113690896 gene encoding V-type proton ATPase subunit C-like, with translation MTTRYWIVSLPIQNNSSPSSLWSRLQESISKHSFDTPLYRFNIPNLRVGTLDSLLALSDDLLKNNSFIEGVSHKIRRQIEELEKVSGVVSSSLTVDGVPVDSYLTRFVWDEAKYPTMSPLREIVDGIHTQIAKIEDDLKVRVAEYNNVRSQLNAINRKQTGSLAVRDLSNLVKPEDIVTSEHLTTLLAIVPKYSQKDWLASYETLSTYVVPRSSKKLYEDNEYALYTVILFSRDADNFRTKARERAFQIRDFEYNSETQESRKQELEKLMQDQERFRSSLLQWCYTSYGEVFISWMHFCAVRIFAESILRYGLPPSFLSAVLSPSVKSEKKVRSILEGLCDSSNSTYWKTEDEGPLSGFGADADAHPYVSFTINLI, from the exons ATGACAACACGGTATTGGATAGTTTCGCTCCCaatccaaaacaattcatcACCTTCTTCCCTTTGGAGTCGCCTGCAAGAATCAATTTCCAAACATTCCTTTGATACCCCACTTTATCGG TTTAACATTCCTAATCTTCGGGTGGGAACACTGGACTCGCTGTTAGCACTCAGTGATGATCTTCTCAAG AATAACAGCTTCATTGAAGGAGTATCTCACAAGATACGTAGGCAAATTGAGGAATTGGAGAAGGTTTCAGGTGTGGTCAGTAGCTCTCTCACAGTCGATGGGGTTCCTGTTGACTCATATCTTACTAG ATTTGTATGGGATGAAGCTAAATATCCAACAATGTCACCGTTGAGGGAGATTGTGGATGGAATACATACACAAATAGCCAAGATTGAGGATGACCTTAAG GTTCGTGTTGCTGAGTACAATAACGTACGTAGTCAACTCAATGCCATTAACAGAAAGCAGACAGGAAG CTTAGCAGTTCGTGATCTATCCAATTTGGTGAAGCCAGAGGATATTGTCACTTCTGAACACTTAACCACACTGCTTGCTATTGTTCCAAAATATTCCCAGAAGGATTGGCTGGCGAGTTATGAGACACTCTCAACCTATGTG GTCCCAAGATCCTCGAAGAAGCTGTATGAGGACAATGAGTATGCTCTTTACACTGTTATACTGTTCAGCCGTGATGCTGACAACTTCAGGACAAAAGCACGTGAAAGAGCTTTTCAA ATTCGAGATTTCGAGTACAATTCTGAAACGCAAGAGAGTCGGAAGCAGGAACTAGAAAAACTGATGCAAGACCAGGAAAGATTTAGAAGCTCTCTGCTACAATGGTGCTACACCAGTTATGGAGAG GTATTTATCTCCTGGATGCACTTTTGTGCTGTACGTATCTTTGCTGAGAGCATTCTTAGATATGGCCTTCCACCATCTTTTTTG TCTGCTGTATTGTCACCATCtgtgaaaagtgaaaagaaagTGCGCTCCATCTTGGAAGGTTTGTGTGACAGTTCAAACAG CACCTACTGGAAAACTGAGGATGAAGGACCGCTTAGTGGTTTTGGGGCTGATGCTGATGCACATCCTTATGTTTCCTTTACCATTAATCTGATTTAA